The DNA window TGTTGCTGCAAATAGAATGTTTCTCTTGGGAATAAATACGAATTCCTCTTAGGAGTATATGTTATTTACCTCAAAAAGGCAAATAACACAGAAAACCTGTGAAAAGCTCAAATCCTCTTGCTGGCAGCATCGCCGTCACCAGCGACACGTTTGAAAACCCAGGCAAGCAGTTAAACAGAAAGTCCCCTTCTTGAATGATTTCAAATCCAGAGGATCTggtctctccttttttttttcccaagcagagCTCAATTCAGGGCACAGGAAACTCAGCACAAAGCCTGCCCTGAATGGTTTCCACACCATTAGCATGAGCGCATGCAGAtcaggcagctgcagcatcaACGCCTGGCTGGCTGCCTTTGGGTGCAAACTCCCAGGAATTGGGCTGGAACAGAAAgaacagaggaggaggaggaggagggaggaagtcTGAGCAGGTAGTtctggagagctgcagctcagtgaTCCCAGGATGGGGCTGAACAGGAGCAGATTGAGCAACACGCTCAGAACTGGGCCGGGATCCTCGGGATCTGCAAGGATGGGGGTGGCTCCTGGGATCCTGCTCTTGGCCCCACAGGGGAGAGGGACAGACCAGCCCCCCAAGTTCCCAGGACactcttcctgctgctttggcCATCTGCACTGTCTGGGAGCAGAGTCACTGGACACGTGGGTGTGCTTGGAGAGTTTGTTCCTTGTGTTCCACCACTGCCTGTCACAGCCTCTGCCACTGGGACCCCACTTCGTGCTGCCCTTTGGAGGCAACTGGTGCTGCAATGCCCTCGGTCTGGGCCAGAGTTGAACAATACTCTGCCACattcctgctctctgcacaCACCCAGCCAGTCCTCTGAGGGGACTCTTTCAGCCCCAGAAGACACAGACAATACAGAGAATAAAgagagcacagaaaacacaatgTGGGGGCCTGGAGTGACCCTCCAGTTATCCCAAGCAGGCAAAGGGAGGTTGCTGGTTGCTCTCAGCACAAACATTTAAGAATAAATCAACTGCTTCATCAGGCAACTGCTCATGTCAGTCCCAGAATCTGCTCCTCTGCCCGTGGAGCCTTCGGAGGTGAcagtgccctgtccctgccagccctggccagGCTTGTGGCTGTGGAGGCAGAGCAAAGGGACTAATTAACCCTGACAGGACGTCACGTTCGTTATCTCCGGGCCTGAAATGTCACATCTCCAACTCCAGCCCCAATGCCGGGAATGCTCCAGAGCCGCTCCAGAGCCCTCTGGGAAGGTCCAGCCTGGATTGCTGGGCTGTTAATGAGGGAAAGGATCTGCCCCCTCGTTGCCTGGGCAGTGGGAGCCCCACGGGCAGcgtggaggtgctggagcagcacaggatCCATGTGGGAAGGCTGGGTGAGGCAGCTCTGTGCCACCAGCTCTCTGTGCCAGGgatgctgctctgcctgcccagggaccccacgggaggagcagcaggggcagcacaAAAGCACTCCACCAAGGCTGGGGCCAcatccagccccttcccccgGGTGCAAAGGATGGAGTGAGGGTGAGCTGGGACCCCACAGCCTCCCCTCCACATCCTGGAGCTCGTGTCCTTCCAGCTCCAGTGGGATTTAACATTTACAGCATGTTGGAAAGCACTTTCTGAATTAACCTCCAGCCTGCCCAAGGTGAGGACTGACACAGGATCAGGCGTTTCTTCTTTCTGGGATATTGATTTTCCCCCTTTCACTTTCCTGTTCAGCCAAACACAGGAAATCTGAGCCAGCTCAGAGGCTTTGCTCCGTACTGTTATTGCAGGAAATGCTCCCAAAATGAGGAGGGGTCGCTGGTCCTGGCCAGGAATGacccctccagctgcagaagggCCAGTGAGGAGGTTGGGGACATCAGCCCTGTCCAGCcatgcagagctgagctggggggtGACGGGGCTCCCCCAAaagctgccacagctcagccTCGCTGAGGCAAATTGTTGCAGTcaactcatttttatttatgctcCAACACCAGCACAGGAGAGATTGCCTGCCAGCTGGAAGGGGTACCATTCCCTGATTAGCAATGCCACGTGGATACAAATGAACTTGaacaaaagggaagagaaataaaacacagcctCCTCTGCGGGGACGTGCGGCCCGTGCTGCACAAACGCTGCTCAAAGAAGTGGAagagcttctgctgctgtttaatAACACCAGGAAGGTGATGGGGAACGTGCTGGAGGGAATAAACCAGTGCTGGACTTCAATTAAAATGGATCTCAGTTCGGCCAGGATGTGGCTGTTGGTTTCTTTCCTGCTGGATTCAGTAGGAGGGGAGTTGAGGGGATGTTGTTGTGTTTGCTGAGTCCATGGTCAGAAAGTCCTTTTGGGTCAGTTGGGCACATCAGCACGGGTGATTAATGGGGCCAGAGCTGAGCATCatgtgggaacagcagcagtgcaggttTACAGGGCACAGGAGACCCCCAGTTTCAGCAGGTAAATCCCAGAATCccacagtggtttgggttggaagggaccttaaagcaggaacaccttccactagcccaggttgctccatgtcctggccttggacacttccagggatggggcagccacagcttctctgggcaacctgtgccagggcctccccaccctcccagggaaggatttcttcccaaaatccaatctaaacatactctctgtcagtttaaagccattcccccccATCCTGTCActacaaaaccagcacaaacaccctgtgccagcagcaaaggaaaacccTCCATGGGGCAGTGAGCCCGTgctgcccttccctcctgcccagcctgaGAAGCCCCAGCTCACTGTCAGAAGAGTAAGCTGTGAAATGGGTTTGAAAATAAAGGCTTTTTAATTGCAGGTCCATTTGTGAGCCTTCTGGAGGCCATctggctgggagagcagggtgTCAGCCTGGGCACCGGGCAGGGAAAGCCCAGGGAGCcgagcagggagcagctcctggaaaagCCCTCGATTAATGCTAAGAGCTAAATCCTCTCTGGACATTAAGCCACACGGGCCTGATCCAGCTCCTCTCCATTCCAGTGGtgccagagcagtgctgggtgctgtgggCTTTGGGTGTGCTGCTCATCCAGCCCCTGGATGAGATAGGACAGAGATTTCTAAGAATGCCAGAGCTGCATTCCCTGGGACAAGTTCACAGGGAACCTGTTCCTGTAACTATTGTCCCCTGTTTGGGATTAACCACTTCTATCACTGATGCACCACACAGCCAGGGCCTCGTTAGAGACTGTCATTGTGCTAATTAGGTAGGTTTCAGACTTAATAACAAGTAACTATTTCACGGCAGTTTcatgaaaaagaagtaaaaaaaaaaagaggagtaaaAGCCATTATAATTTCAGGAAAAGTCCCTGGAGAAGTGAAATGGTAATTCACAAATCCAGCTCTGATCTATTAGCTCTGGAGACTAAATTAGGGAGGATGTCTGGCTTGGCTGTTATTCTCTATTATTTGCACGTCtataaagaatatttattaaatatttttcctctgaggaACTTTGAAACGCAGCTACATTTACTCACCATTTCCAGGTGCCTCTTTGAAGCCAAGATCCCACTAAATTTGCCCCTGGAAAATCCTCTTTTGATGCAAAACATGCTTTGAAGAAACACTTAACAGGCAGAGAGAACATAAATTCGGAACTGTGTTGGGTGTTTGGTCAGCTGTCCATGCAAAGTGCCCAAACAGGGTCTGATcctttggaaaaggaagaaattaaggaagaaattaaggaaaccACTGTGCTCAGGTGTCCACCCCAGAGCTGAAGGGAGGAGCAGTGGGTGCTGGtgggctctgtccctgccacaGGGATGTGGGTGGCAGCGGGCAGGgcctgggcagggcagcaggagcaattcttttgggtgggaaagggaCATGTGGGTGGCAGCTGGGGCCAAGAACTGCCCTTTCCAAGTGAAACTACAAACAATAGTCCCTCCTGGGGCCTGGCAGCTGatccctgagcagcaggagcacccagcactgctctgcgGGGCAGCTGTCGGGAGCACGAGGGGCTTTTCCTCCAGAGAAACCTCCTGTTGGTGCCTCAGGAGAACCCCATGGATGGGGGAGAGGCCCCACAACAGCTGCTGGGGTGTGGGATCAGCGTTTATGAGGGACCACTCGTGCTGGGAAAGGGGGTCTGAGTGTCTGAAGCTgcacaggctctgcagggagctggaggtgggacGGTACCCACGGGTGGGGGGAAATCCCTGAGAGCAGCTTCCCAACGTGCTTTTTAAGCTCCAGATGTCCCTGTGTGCTGCACAAACACATCCTGTCCCCTGGGTAACACAAGGCCTTGCAGAGGGAGCCACCTGCAGAATTGTACCCAGCACCTCCTCTTGCCCCAAGTCTCCCCGTGTCGTGCCCCTGCCCcaccctgctcagcctggccctCCCCTGGTGCCCACCACAGCCACCACAGCTGAGGGCAATGCCAGGGACAGGCTAAAAAAGCCCCTGGTGGGGATGTTTCCCTGAGCATCTCCCCATTCACACTCTTTCCACGGGGCTCAGCCTTTGGTGCCAGTCAGGAACGTGctcctggggatgggggtgcccagggctgggtcCCCCCAGGTTGTGCCTGGGCTGAAGGGAAGCCCAGGGGTGATGCCACACTTCCCAGGACTGAGGCTGGTGCAGGAAAAAGCTCTTGCTCTCTCCAGAAAActccttctcctctttgctGACCCTCTGGAAAAGGGGCAGGGAGGGCGTGTTTGTACCAAACAGGATGAACTGCTGataaaagaggaggaaaacaaaatgctttagAAACAGCCCTTCAGCATTCAGAGAAATTAGGAAAGGGGGGAAACAACCAGCCCCAGAGCctgtgaggaggaaaaacaaaagcttgcCTGCAACTCAGGTTCCTGAAAAAGTGCTGAGCACAGCCTTCGGatgctgccctgctcctctccttgtATGGGCACAAACAGGGCCTGCCTTGTGCCTATATTTAATTTGCAAGggtgaaaaaaattctctctccATGCCTCTTGCTCCACTGGCCTCTCTCTGCCTGGGAAAGTCACAACAGGAATAGAATTGCacgtttaaaaaaaaaaaagaagaagaagaataaCACCACAGCTCGCACATAAGGCCTTCCTAAACTTGGAGTGAGTGGAACAGGTTTTTGGAACATAACACTGGGGCACACATGAAGCATCTGGTGAGGCTCTTGGGTGATGAGGAGGGGGGGCTGCAGTGCAAGCCACAGGCTCTTGCTGTCTGCACACTCCTGTGGCTCCGGGAGCTGCCAGGGATTCACCTCAGTTTGAATTCCTGGAGActggggggggacaggaggCTGTGGCAGGACCCCCAAGGCCCTGTGCCCCTCCCCAAATCAGGGGCTGGGTGGCTCTGAGGCTCTTTCCTTGGCAGCAGTTTCTCCCCCAGAGTTTTTCCCCTCGTGGTGCTGCGGGAGGAAGGTGGATGTTGAAGTGTCATCTGAAGGctctcagggctgtgcctgcagtgggATGTGCCCCTGGAGCAGCGCTGGCACCCTGGCAGGGacctctctgcctgcagcccttctccctgctgtgATTTACAACCTCTCCTTGAATGGAAActctcctggctgctccccaAACTCCCCGATCccagctgggaacagcctgACACAGACCACAGGCTCCCAGTGCCAACCCCTCCCAGATGATCCATGTGTGGCTCCACCATGGGGAAAACCCCTAAAGGAGAGAAGCAGGACCCAGGGTGTCCCACACTGGAGACAAAACTGATTCCACTTTATTGGAAACTCTTGGAGAGTCGGACACTGAAGAACTTGGTTCTGTCAAGACAAGGTTTGtacaacaacagcaacaggaAACACAACAATAAACGaagtttttttaactttgcctGTGAAAACTCAACAATTAACTCTTGCAATGTTGTATCTGGTGCAACCTGTGGGGAcaaggggaggggagaggggcaaACCTCACCAACACCCCTAGGGTCACAAATCCCCCTGCAAGGAGCCTTGTGCCCTGCTGGTTTAactggcagaggaaggagaggtgcTGGGAGCACATTGGTTTAAGTGGAAAACTCCCCCAAGTTGGGGTTTCACCTCCTATTCAGCAACTGTTCAAGTCTTATAAATTCAAACTTATTCCTTTCCATTTAAATAACAAGTGCTTCGGGTACAAGGCTTGGGCTGCCTGGTTTATAACCCAGTTTCAAGTGCACACAAGCAGgaatagatttttctttgttttaaaaaactatatatatatttgcacactcatacacacacacacacaagcacacagTGGATTTTGTGCTGCAGCCATTTAGCTGGAGATGATGGAATGGGCCTGGAGTGGCTGTCACCAGCCTAGGCCCAGGAGCTGGTCATCCATGGCACCACTCACCCTAAAGCTGCTAAAGATTCAGATTATTTTTGCAAACACCAGTCCCCAAAACTCTgtgtcagctgctgctcaggctgTCCCTGAAGATGCACTTGTCCAGCAAATTCTATCAGCGAGTGAAACCCTCAGCATGTTTTGCAGAGGACTCATCTCAGTCCACGTGGAGAGCTCAGGGGTCTCCTGAAAAGACAAGTGTGgccccccagctcctctctggTGCGGGACAAatgctgggcagagcagagaacaCGGACAAACTCAGACCCAAACAGCTGTGTTGATGTCAAACCCAGACTGGGTGTAGTCTCTGGACTCGTGGACTTTCTTGGTGCCCGTTTTGGGGCGCTCACTGTGGCTTTCTGCCTTCGGGTACCTCTCTGCTTTGCCGTGGTGGCTCCCGTGGAGCGGGAAGTAAAATGTCCCCTTGAGTTTGTTCATCTTTTTGGATCTCTTGGAGATCTCGGGCTGTTTGTCTTCGGGAGGAAGCCAGCAAGGCTTCTCCTTGAGCAGCCTGTCCCGGTCCGGCCGGACGCTCCTCAGGAACTTCTTGAAGATGTTGGCCGTGAGGGAGAActtcctgcagagctcctgggacCTGCTCACGGACAGGGACGCCTCGCTCTTCTCCCccttcttctccagctctggcaGGTCCAACCAGTTCCCAACCAAGTCTGCAAAGATGTTGTCCCCCAGCACCAGCGGCTGCCGGTTCCTGCTCTGGGACATCAGGGAGGACGTCCAGTCGTGGCCGTCGTCACAGCCCGGGCACTCCCGGCATTCCGGCCACCCCCCGGCCGTGCCCTGGATGCTGCACTCCAGAGTCCTGGGGCGGACGTGCTCGGCTCTGCTGGACACACAGGAAGGTCCTGTTGGGGCACAACCACCCTCCCCAcagaggctgctggaggaggagggggtgtCTCCGAGGTGGTCGCTCTGCAGGAGCGCGGTGGGACGGGACAGCCCCGCTGGATGCGGGAAGGACGTGGGGCTGTGCCCCTCCACTGACGCCTCCCCCCGCGGCCGCTCGTCCTGCCAGGCCCTGGGAATGTCTCCCCGGCTCCGGCAGCACCGGTGCTGCTccaccccacagccagggctgcGGCTCCCGGAGATGTCCAACTGCTCCAGAGCCGTCtggacctggagcagcttcagctcctgcagggccCCCATCATGCAGTTCATCTGCTCGTGCAGCCCGTCCCCGACCTCCTTCATGGAGAGCTGTGGAGGGAAGGAAGCACACGTTGGATCGGCGTCCCCAGGAGCCAGGAGAGAGCAAGAACATTGGGAGCAGCTTTCTGAAACACCACCTCTTCCTACTGCCTGCGTTTTCCATGCACCCCCCCCCGTACTACATCCATTCCATTGGATTTTCCTTAGATTTTTCTAGGAGTTTCCCTCTAGGAATCAGAGGAGCTGACAGAAGCGGGTTGTTTGACctgacaacaaaaataaatagtcTGAGTTCCCATTAATGGCTTGGCAGAAACCCAAGGTGTAGAACTATGAATGGCTTTTGGCTGCTGCCAGTTTTAGCatattcttctgcttttgtgctTTTCGTGCCCTGGCACCAACTGAAACCAGGAGCCAGAATAACGAACAGAGGTGCCTTCCATGGAAAACCTTGTTCCTTTACCTGAAGTGCTAAagtaaactaaaaataaaccccacacAACACATCTTCAGATCTGAacaccctccctgcagccacctCTGGCTAGAGGACAATCAAAGACATTTCACTGCACTGGAAATTTCAtacaaaacaaccaacaaactCTAAAATTACTTACAATCAACTAGGAGTTCTTTGATTCCCAGGCTAGGACCTTTAGCAGCAGTTCTGCTTTATCCATGAACCTCACTACAAAAGATTGAACTTCCTACACCAGACTTAAAATAAGCAAGTTATTCTCCAGAGCTTCTCGACTCCCCCCTCTTCTCTTTcgctctgctgctttctctctctcatgtAGGATCTGGATCATATTCCCAAAGCAGCACCATAAAACAAATGGGCTCTACTTTCCAACAGCTgccacttatttttttttttgttgttttccagtAGGGAGGGGGGAGTGGGGaatgggcaggagaagggaggaacAGCAGGGCACAGCGGGGCTGGAGGTGAGGCCGTGTCACACCAGTGGAAGGTGGTTTGCACAAGAGATTACCACTGTCTAGGAAAGCTCCAGCCTACGCTGCCACAAACAGTTTAAACGGCTCAGCACCATCTCTGGGCAGCAACAGATCTCAAGATCAGGGGTGGGAAAAGCCCAGGTTTTTTAATTCTTACGCCCAGCTTTACATTCTCACGCTTTAGTTTCTACGTCTCCTTCATTTAACTAACTTAGTTCAATCACTTGCTCCATTTCCATCTCTGTACGTGGAtgtgagcagagagaaagagcagcCATCAGAACCCCTGTAACAAGCCAGCTCTGTAACTGCTCAGCAGTTCCTGACCACAAATCTCCATTTCAAACCCCAGAACCTAAAACCAAACAGGTTACAATGATTTTTCAGAGCTTTGCTCTCAAGAAACTTATTTATCAGCCAGAACGAGCACACAAGCTAcgaaaacacagaaaatctgtGTTTAGCTTCCTGCTTACACTGAGTGCCTCCAgctctctcatttttttaagatCAGCAAATAAACTACTTCTGCAGACATGCAAACAATGTCCCACTTCCAGCCTAACTGCACCCTGGCTCCCCACACCAAGCTGGGGCCATATGCTCTACCAGCCTCCGACAAAACTATCACCTTACCTCTCCAGATTGGCTGCAATGCTGCTCGTCCTAACCTTTCTTGCCTTATTAATGGAAGCCTGTTTTATCTGGGGCTTTGCAAAAAGCTGGATTTGGAGCCGGCTTGGCCCCTCATTGGCCACTTCCCACCAAATCCCCTGGCTGGTGCAGGGCTGTAATCGCTCCGTGGGGAGTGACGAGGGTCCTGCCGTAATGACTGGGCTGATCAAACCCCCTGGCATCTGCTGGGCGGCTCTTGTTCACCTCATTGATTCAATTAACTCCCCCCGTGATGGGTGGGATCCTCACAATTCCTCAGCCAGGCTTTAGGAAGCATTAAAATTTCATAGGCAGCGTTCTGAGTCGCTGTGGTCGCTCCTCGCAGGCAGATCCCATCGCCCCCACGCCCCCACCCCCTGAAAGAAAAGACCTGAAAAGCtcagaatccagcacttttcTTCCTGAACAAAGGAGGTGGATCTGCCAAACCTGGTGCCAGCACCAGCCTGGGGAGCCTGAGAGCCGCTGGAAAAGGACTGGAGACGTTTTCAGACGTGAAAAGCCTTTCCTGGAAGTGACTGAGATTTGGACACTTCCCCCCCCGATGCCCAGGCTGAGCTGCCCCctcagagcaggggagggaggaaaggggggtTTTCAGGATGTGACTCATTTGTCCCGTTCCAGTGACCTGCTTTGGGTGGGATGAATCCTGCCCTCCAGCCTCGGGGTCCCTCTGGCAACGTGAATCCCACCACCAGCGAGAGATTTTAAACATCCCGAGGCTTTTAGCTCTGCTTGATGAAATTTTGGGTTGTGCAAGATAAAAAAACGAAGCAAACCAATCCCCCTCTGCTTTATCTGCTATCTGCTCAGTCTTTTACAGACCTGGAGAGTGAGGGAAACCCAGCCCAAAGTGAAGTCACTGCCTGGTGATGACCAAACAGCCTGCAGGGCTTGGATTCCATCCACCTGTAATTATCCTGGGGTAATTAAGAGTATTCACCTTGCACAGAAAattctggagggaaaaaaaaccttcttccCCAGTGTCTAACTGCCACCCTCTCCTCTTTGCCAAGAACATCTCAGTGAGAACTGAGAACCAAGACCAGACTGGCTTCCCTGAAGCTCTTCAGCAAAGGAATAATGTCCTAGAGAACAGGGACCATCACCCTGGCACGGGGTCAGAACTGAACTATCCGGGCtgcaagaggaaaacaggaTTCTGCAAATAATTCAGCACAGTGGGCTGGAAATCAGATGCACTgatgaaggagaagggaggtCCAGGCTGAAGGGACAAGCCCTGTAGCCTCCCTGGCTCTTGGTCACACACTTCATGTAGAAGGAACTGGAATTTGTGATGAACTGGAGCACAATTCCAAACGGAGCGTGAATGTGACACGAAACCCCAGAGAGCCTTAATTTGGCATGGAGAGAGCCCCTGACAGAACTTGCTGGGGTTATGCAAGTGCCATTATGTAAGCTGCCCACCACGGGCATCAGGAGATGTTCTGGCTTGTGCCTCTTTGTGAGCTGCAAATCCCAAACTTGTGCTTGGATCGGTCAGGCTGCAGagtgcaggggcagcagcatTCCCGGCCAAATTTTGGGTCCAGCACAGATCCTGCTCATCAGCATCCTCCCTTCTTGTCCCTCCTGGTCTCTCCTCAAGGTGCACAAACTCATCAGCATTTCAAAGGACTCCTGGTGTCTAATTTGAGACGCTTTGTGCTTCAAAATAAGTGGTGGTTTGGCACCTCTGCTTCCAAGAAAAGCCCTGTTAGAACTATGATAACTTGTAGATGTCCAAATCTATCTCTACAAACCAGTTAAAAATCAGATGCCTCAAACTGGATCTCATTATTCCTGAAACTTTTGCAATCCCTAAAAGCTGGCAAGAAGAATTTTGTGTCTAATTCTGCACAAGCCAACTCCTGTCTTTTAGAGCAAGACAAGTACACACAGGGCTGAGGGTGACGTGCGTGTTCCATTTCAGTGCCTGGGATTTGGTGTGTGATGGGAAAAGGTtcctttctccagcagaaaaCCTGGATCTGTCCTCCTGCAAAGGCAGCTCTGGCTAAATGCTTCCCCCAAAGCAAAGCTCATTTAAACTACAGACACCCCAAGCACTGAAAACTGAAGTGCAAAATTCAAAATTCCGCTCGCGAATGATCATCAAGGAATATTCCACACAAGGAGGGGGGCAAACAAAAAATTGTCAGAGTTCAAATACGGAGGTTTTTGGCCCTGGAAATGTTCCATTCTGAGCAGCCAAGGCACCAATTGCTTTGTAAGCCACCTTTTCAATTATGTCCTCAAAATACCTACTGCCACAAGTCCAACCAGAATGGGTTTACCCAGTTTGTAAGTCAGTGATCTCCCACCACTGATTAACACAGCAAATACCCAAGACCTGCAAATAAGGGAGATCTCTCCTTGTCACTTCCCACTTCCCAGgtaaataaataacttttttaacCCACTTTGGGAACTGatggtttttttattaccaTCTACCTTCACTGAGCTCTCAGAGTCCAGTTCCCATCAATCCCCTTGAGCCACAGCTGTCTGTATTCCCAGCCCATCCACacatcagcagctctgtgatgctgatgggaggaaaggaaaatccCCAAAACACCCCTCAGCCTTCAGCTGAGCACAGAAAGCTGGGAAGAAGAGCCCTGAGTGGTGTTTGTCACCACGAGGAGGAAGACAGATGTCCAGCTCTTGGGGAAAAGAGCTGCAAAGAGAGGAAGTTATTGCTAAGAGAACAGGAAAGAGCAAATGGCAAATAGTTCTTAATAATAGTTCTGATGGGCAGCAGAGCCAGTGACAAACAATTGGTATTTAAAGGGGGTGACATAATAGagaccaaaattattttagaactGCTGAGCTGACCAtattgtttctgtgttttcctctgggTCACTAACTGGATTAATCTTCAACAAGCCTGCAGTTGTGGCTGGGCATAACCCCTGCTGCACAGCTCCCAGAGAGCTTCTCTCCAGCTCCACATCccacctttcttttccttcccttggtGTTCTTTTACTCCTTGCACTTTGCCACAATAATTTCAAGTCTCTTTTTTACCTCTCGTCCTTCCAGAGTATTGTAGGTGTAAATGAGGATGTGAACTGTGAGCTCACAATATCTGAAAGAGGAAGGATGCTGAAACTGTACCAAACACACCCCCCACAAGAGTTTAAATAGATCCAAAACAGATGTTACCCATGAAAGACCTGGTTCACAGCACTCCATTAACCACCTTCCTCACTCAATGGCCTTCCTTCCCACTGGGATGATATTGTTCTGGGCTTCCCAATAACACTTGCCACGTTTAAAGgcaaattagaaaaatcaattcTCCACAAGCAGGAAATAAATGGACCAAAAAGAGCTCCAAGAGACTCCTTCAGACTTTTACTCACAAATAAGAGAGATCAAAACCTCGATGGATGGACTGACCATTGAAGATGATGGTTAAAAGTGCTGGTTTTCACCCCAgggctgcttccctggggatcTGGTCTTTAAATTCCTGAACACACGAAGCTGGGAgtctaaaaaaaatccatcatcACCTTCAGGAGTCTTCTCTGGAAATAACCAAGCAGACAAAGCCTGTGActgctttttctccccagttCTGTGTGACAGGACATCTGCTGTCAAGCCACTCCCTTGCACCTTCCCTCTAGGAACACCAAGGAATGAGATCCTGCCATAACCACCCAAGTTTCTGACGGAGCCTCCAGCAGTGGTGGATGAAGTCACCTTTAAAGGGGCCATTTTATCAGCAGAGACACAAATGGAGCTGCCTGTTCCCACCTGCTGGAGTTGGGACCCTGAGGTCTGTTATTTGTGCCTCACACACCTGCAAACCACAGGAGCTGCCCCTTCAGAAGGAGCagtaaatgaaaacacagcagatccTCTCAGAGCGTGACACTGTGAgagaaagagtaaaaataattgGCTGTATTTCTCTCTCGGACCAAATGTTCTATTCCTGCAGGATATTCATAGCAAGAAACATTGTCTACCAGGACATAAATTAATGTAAGGAAGGAGTCAGACTCCATCAAACTCAGTAATTCGATGCATTTATGACAAATGTGCAGGGAGAACACTCAGAAGTTGAAGTCAGACTGGTTGTTTTAAATAGCTGCTTTAATACTTCTCCTCctagaaaaaaagcaatggaaaacCCAGAAATATGCTGGATTCCTCTAAAAAACACACAAAGTAAAGTTATAACCACAGCTCATGTGACTGTGACCCCTTGCCTGTTACAGCCACAGATAAATCTGCCCCATGGACTCACCAGTCCCCACTGAAAAAAGGGGATTTATTCTTGCTGCAGATGAGTCCCAAACCCTCACCCCACAGCACGTGTGCTGATGTTGCTCCCCAGAAATGCAAGCAATCCCCATGTCAGAGAGTGCAGGGAGGTAATGCCACGTGCAGAGTGAGGCAGGGAAATGAAATTCCTCTCTGCTAAGCCCTCAGCAGGACAATTCTTGTTCAATCTGATCTTTCAGCTGGGATAAGGGCGTGCGACTCGCAGAGCAGCCACGATTCTGCTGTGCCTCAGGATGGTGCTTCCAGAGTCCAAAAGG is part of the Chiroxiphia lanceolata isolate bChiLan1 chromosome 25, bChiLan1.pri, whole genome shotgun sequence genome and encodes:
- the INKA2 gene encoding PAK4-inhibitor INKA2 isoform X3 → MKEVGDGLHEQMNCMMGALQELKLLQVQTALEQLDISGSRSPGCGVEQHRCCRSRGDIPRAWQDERPRGEASVEGHSPTSFPHPAGLSRPTALLQSDHLGDTPSSSSSLCGEGGCAPTGPSCVSSRAEHVRPRTLECSIQGTAGGWPECRECPGCDDGHDWTSSLMSQSRNRQPLVLGDNIFADLVGNWLDLPELEKKGEKSEASLSVSRSQELCRKFSLTANIFKKFLRSVRPDRDRLLKEKPCWLPPEDKQPEISKRSKKMNKLKGTFYFPLHGSHHGKAERYPKAESHSERPKTGTKKVHESRDYTQSGFDINTAVWV
- the INKA2 gene encoding PAK4-inhibitor INKA2 isoform X1 yields the protein MCVTYYPLQATYFKSRLSMKEVGDGLHEQMNCMMGALQELKLLQVQTALEQLDISGSRSPGCGVEQHRCCRSRGDIPRAWQDERPRGEASVEGHSPTSFPHPAGLSRPTALLQSDHLGDTPSSSSSLCGEGGCAPTGPSCVSSRAEHVRPRTLECSIQGTAGGWPECRECPGCDDGHDWTSSLMSQSRNRQPLVLGDNIFADLVGNWLDLPELEKKGEKSEASLSVSRSQELCRKFSLTANIFKKFLRSVRPDRDRLLKEKPCWLPPEDKQPEISKRSKKMNKLKGTFYFPLHGSHHGKAERYPKAESHSERPKTGTKKVHESRDYTQSGFDINTAVWV
- the INKA2 gene encoding PAK4-inhibitor INKA2 isoform X2, which translates into the protein MEQHLRRLRQELLSMKEVGDGLHEQMNCMMGALQELKLLQVQTALEQLDISGSRSPGCGVEQHRCCRSRGDIPRAWQDERPRGEASVEGHSPTSFPHPAGLSRPTALLQSDHLGDTPSSSSSLCGEGGCAPTGPSCVSSRAEHVRPRTLECSIQGTAGGWPECRECPGCDDGHDWTSSLMSQSRNRQPLVLGDNIFADLVGNWLDLPELEKKGEKSEASLSVSRSQELCRKFSLTANIFKKFLRSVRPDRDRLLKEKPCWLPPEDKQPEISKRSKKMNKLKGTFYFPLHGSHHGKAERYPKAESHSERPKTGTKKVHESRDYTQSGFDINTAVWV